A window of the Polaribacter sp. HaHaR_3_91 genome harbors these coding sequences:
- a CDS encoding DUF2911 domain-containing protein, which produces MNRIILSLFIAVFTLTVNAQITTPQPSPLQKIEQIVGLTDITVEYSRPGVKGRTIFGDLVPFNEAWRTGANANTKITFSTDVTIDGNKVEKGSYTIFSIPTEKSWDIVIYEETKSGTPKKLDETKIVAKMNVATQNIPMVIETFTISFDDMTTNTAVLGIMWENTYVGFKIETPVEEMVSNQITTVMNGPSAADYYAAASYYLEADKDIKEAQIWIDKAIEMTAESPKFFYVRKQALIHAKAGDKKGAIKAAKESLRLAKEAGNAGYIKMNTASLKEWGAM; this is translated from the coding sequence ATGAATAGAATTATTTTATCTTTATTTATCGCAGTATTTACATTAACTGTAAACGCACAAATTACTACACCCCAACCAAGTCCATTACAAAAAATTGAACAAATTGTTGGCTTAACAGATATTACTGTAGAATACTCTAGACCAGGAGTAAAAGGAAGAACAATTTTTGGAGATTTAGTTCCATTTAATGAAGCTTGGAGAACTGGAGCAAATGCCAATACAAAAATTACATTTTCTACTGATGTTACTATTGATGGTAATAAAGTAGAAAAAGGAAGCTATACTATTTTTTCTATACCTACAGAGAAATCTTGGGATATTGTAATATATGAAGAAACAAAAAGTGGAACTCCAAAAAAATTAGATGAAACTAAAATTGTTGCAAAAATGAATGTTGCAACACAAAATATACCAATGGTAATTGAAACTTTTACCATTAGTTTTGATGATATGACCACTAATACTGCTGTTTTAGGAATTATGTGGGAAAACACCTATGTAGGTTTTAAAATTGAAACACCAGTAGAAGAAATGGTTTCTAACCAAATTACAACTGTTATGAACGGACCTTCTGCTGCTGATTATTATGCAGCTGCATCTTATTATTTAGAAGCAGATAAAGATATTAAAGAAGCACAAATTTGGATTGACAAAGCTATTGAAATGACTGCTGAATCACCAAAATTCTTTTATGTTCGTAAACAAGCATTAATTCATGCAAAAGCAGGAGACAAAAAAGGAGCAATTAAAGCTGCAAAAGAATCTCTAAGACTTGCTAAAGAAGCAGGAAATGCAGGTTATATTAAAATGAATACAGCATCTTTAAAAGAATGGGGAGCAATGTAA
- a CDS encoding chloride channel protein, translating into MKIKRKLISYSNLLDQPIKFNPFVFNRTFLLWALVGLIGGVIAGTYWVVLEFLIHKIAFFDGWLVIPTMAICGLLAGLIIHFIGDPGEIDLIVDNIRFNKGKLTPKNNPSMVLSSLLCVASGGSLGPEAPLVQVTGSTGTWLGKIFRLKGEELRSLSIAGMASGFTALFGAPLGGSLFSLEILHHKHAVEYYKAIMPALVASCFSYIVFSLIIHLGLGATWTLPTYQFSGTFDFGIAVLLAIAATLVGWIFIYCTKFLKSVFKKIKVAIYIKTLIGGILLGIISYYFPLTRYFGHEEINSLLNNDFSINALFLILIFKILAISVTVTSGWRGGFIIPLFFVGTTLGLIIHHFFPSINVSLAIICCMAGINACVTRTPMSTTILLATLTGFSYFIPILFASLTGYFLAPKTAFIGSQMDKKE; encoded by the coding sequence ATGAAAATTAAGAGAAAATTAATTTCATATTCTAACCTACTAGACCAACCCATAAAATTTAATCCATTTGTTTTTAATCGTACCTTTTTACTTTGGGCGCTCGTAGGATTAATTGGTGGTGTAATTGCAGGAACCTATTGGGTTGTTTTAGAGTTTTTAATTCATAAAATAGCTTTTTTTGATGGTTGGTTGGTAATTCCTACCATGGCTATTTGTGGTTTGTTAGCAGGGTTAATCATACATTTTATTGGAGACCCAGGAGAGATTGATTTAATTGTAGATAATATTCGTTTTAACAAAGGAAAATTAACTCCTAAAAACAACCCTTCAATGGTACTTTCCTCTCTACTTTGTGTAGCTTCTGGCGGAAGTCTTGGTCCGGAAGCACCTTTAGTACAGGTAACAGGTTCTACAGGTACATGGTTAGGAAAAATATTTAGATTAAAAGGAGAAGAACTACGCTCACTAAGTATTGCTGGTATGGCTTCTGGTTTTACAGCTTTGTTTGGAGCACCTTTAGGAGGAAGTTTATTTTCTTTAGAAATATTACATCACAAACACGCAGTAGAATACTACAAAGCAATTATGCCTGCTTTGGTTGCTAGTTGTTTTAGTTATATTGTTTTTTCATTAATTATACATTTAGGCTTAGGTGCTACTTGGACTTTGCCTACTTATCAATTTTCTGGAACCTTTGATTTTGGTATTGCCGTTTTATTAGCAATAGCTGCCACATTAGTGGGATGGATATTTATATATTGTACAAAGTTTTTAAAATCTGTTTTTAAAAAGATCAAAGTAGCTATTTATATTAAAACCTTAATTGGTGGGATACTACTTGGTATCATTTCTTATTATTTTCCTTTAACAAGATATTTTGGACATGAAGAAATTAACTCTTTGTTAAACAATGATTTCTCTATTAATGCTTTATTTTTAATACTAATTTTTAAAATCTTAGCTATTTCTGTAACCGTTACTTCTGGTTGGCGAGGTGGTTTTATAATACCATTGTTTTTTGTAGGCACAACATTAGGTTTGATAATTCACCATTTTTTTCCATCTATAAATGTTTCCTTAGCAATTATTTGTTGCATGGCAGGTATAAATGCTTGCGTAACAAGAACACCAATGAGTACCACAATATTACTAGCTACATTAACAGGTTTTTCTTATTTCATACCCATTCTATTTGCTAGTTTAACAGGTTATTTTTTAGCACCAAAAACTGCATTTATTGGTTCTCAAATGGATAAAAAAGAATAG
- a CDS encoding DUF2721 domain-containing protein encodes MEELTLTTPALLFSAISLIMLAYTNRFLAYAAVIRNLHDIYLEKKDTSLLRQIKNLKLRLNLTRWMQIFGISSLLFCVVTMFLIYIGLNIVAAWVFGFALILLIISLGLLIKELQISIQALQHHIEDIEEHLEK; translated from the coding sequence ATGGAAGAACTAACTTTAACAACACCGGCGCTTTTATTTTCTGCAATATCTTTAATTATGCTTGCGTATACCAATCGATTTTTGGCATATGCGGCGGTGATAAGAAATTTACATGATATTTATTTAGAGAAGAAAGATACTTCATTATTAAGACAAATTAAGAACTTAAAATTACGTTTAAACTTAACAAGATGGATGCAAATATTTGGAATTTCTAGTTTGTTATTTTGTGTGGTAACTATGTTTTTAATATACATAGGTTTAAATATAGTAGCAGCTTGGGTATTTGGATTTGCATTAATTTTATTAATTATTTCTCTTGGGTTGTTGATAAAGGAATTACAGATTTCTATACAGGCATTGCAACATCATATTGAAGATATTGAAGAGCATTTAGAAAAATAA
- a CDS encoding HPP family protein: MVQKKIKRTYRLTKYIIYKETLIDYKEKFWSFIGAFIGIGIIAFIQSLSFTKVENIFLIGSFGASSVLIYGAIQSPYSQPRNLIGGHLLSAFVGISVLKICPDIIWISAPLAVSASIILMQYTKTLHPPGGATALIPIIGTEKITSLGYFYMLSPVLSGVLILLITALIFSNMTKNRSYPTNKMSTRIFKTKKRLAKILPKFGGK; encoded by the coding sequence ATGGTACAAAAAAAAATAAAAAGAACGTACAGGCTAACTAAATATATAATCTACAAAGAAACTTTGATAGATTATAAAGAGAAATTTTGGTCGTTTATTGGTGCCTTTATTGGTATCGGAATAATTGCTTTTATACAATCTCTATCATTCACTAAAGTAGAAAACATTTTTTTAATTGGTTCTTTTGGTGCTTCAAGTGTATTAATTTATGGGGCAATACAGAGCCCTTATTCACAACCAAGAAACCTTATTGGTGGACATTTATTATCTGCTTTTGTTGGAATTAGCGTTTTAAAAATTTGTCCAGATATTATTTGGATCTCAGCTCCTTTGGCTGTTTCAGCTTCTATTATACTAATGCAGTACACTAAAACATTACATCCTCCAGGAGGAGCAACTGCCTTAATACCAATTATAGGAACAGAAAAAATTACTTCTTTAGGGTATTTTTATATGCTATCACCTGTTTTAAGCGGTGTTTTAATACTATTGATTACAGCTTTAATTTTTAGCAACATGACCAAAAACAGAAGCTACCCAACAAATAAAATGTCTACACGAATATTTAAAACAAAAAAACGTTTGGCAAAAATACTTCCCAAGTTTGGGGGAAAGTAA